Below is a genomic region from Rhodospirillum centenum SW.
CGCGCACAGGCCTCGCTCAGGGAGCGGATCTGGCCGATCATCATGCCGTGGAAGAGCAGCGTCCAGCCGCCCGCGGTCAGAGGCACACGTCCCCCTCGATGGGGGCGTCGAGATCGACCTCGATGCCGTCCAGCGCCTGCCGCAGCGCATCGGTCAGATCGTCGGGCAGCCGCTCAACCCGGCCTGCGGCGATGTCCGCGGCCATCATGGCAAGGAAGGCGCCGATGGCGGGGTCGGTATGCTCCTCCTCCACCGCCTCCAGAACGATCCGGCGCTCTTCCGTCCGGACGCGGATGCGTCCACCGTCGGGAACGCCGAGCAACTGCCGGATGGCCAGCGGAAGCGTCGTCTGCCCTTTGCTGGTCACCGTGCAGATCTTCTCGATCCGTGCCGCAGGCGCCATGACATCCTCCCTGTCCGAGGGGAGAAAGGGTAATGGGAATTCATTACCTGTCAAGGCGCCTGTTGCGGGGCACGGTCCGCGGGGCGGCCACCCCGGGGATGGCCGCCCTCCGGTGTCAGTAGCCGCGGTCGCGGTCCACCACATGCTCCAGCGGCAGGCCGGCGCGGTGGCGGCGGATGCCCTCCACCACCTGCGCCACGGCCGTGCGCGGCTGGGTGATGGCGGCGATGTGCGGGGTGACCACCACCTTCGGGTGGCTCCAGAACGGATGCGTGTGCGGCAGCGGCTCCTCCCGGAAGACATCCAGGGTGGCCCCGGCAAGCTGGCCGGAATCCAGCGCCGCCAGCAGGTCCTGTTCGACCAGATGGCGGCCGCGGGCGGCGTTGATGACGACGGCCCCGCGCGGCAGGGCGGCGAACAGCCGGCGGTCCAGGATGCCGTCCGTCTCCGGCGTCAGCGGCAGCAGGCAGACCAGGATCTCCGTGCGGGCCAGGAACGCGGCCAGCCCCTCCGGCCCGTGGAAGCTCTGCACGCCGGGCAGGGACTTCGGGGTACGGCTCCAGCCGGCGACGTCGAAGCGCAGCGCGGCCAGGGTCCGCGCGGCGTCGGCGCCCAGGGCACCCATGCCCAGGATGCCCACCTTGCGCTCGCGCGCCAGCTTCTGGTGCAGCACGGGGCGCCACACCGCCTCGCGCTGCTGGCGCGCGAACAGGGGACCGCGGCGGTGCCAGGCCAGCACCTGCTGGCAGACATAGTCGGTCATGCCCTCGGTCAGGCCGGGCTCCACCATCCGGACCAGCGGCACGCGCGGCAGGTCGGGATCGGCCAGCAGCGCATCGACGCCGGCACCGACGGAGAACACCACCTTCAGGTTCGGCAGGGTGGCCAGAAGGCCGGGCGGCGGCGCCCAGACCAGGGCGTACTCGACGGCGTCGGGATCGGGCAGTTCCGGCCAGACCCGCAGCGGCACCTCGGTGAGCCGGGTGCGCAGTTCCGCCGTCCAGGCGGCGGGGTCCTCATGCGTGGAAACGAACAGAAGCGTCATGGCAGCAAGCCGTTAGCGGAGGAACACGTCACCGCTTATCCCACACGGGGGCGGAACGGGAAACCCCTGCCGGCCGGGGTCGGTCGGGGGCCTATCCGGGCGGATACGGCGCTGCTTTCCTGGTTGCGGTCTGAACCGGAACCGGATCGCTGCCGCCAAAGAAGAACCCCGCCGGGCAGGCCGGCGGGGTTCAAGGCTGCCTGATCGGAGCGGCCGATCAGAACCGCATCAGAACTGGAACTGTACCCGGGCGGCCAGGATGTCGGCCTCGACGTCCTTGCCGGTCGGCTTGTCGCTCTCCGCCATGATGTAGTTCAGCATGAAGCGGATGGCGGCGTTCGGATACCAGTTCAGGCCGAAGGTCCAGAGCGTCTCCTTGCCCGGCCGGTCGAAGGAGGAGCCGCTGCTGCCCGCACCGGCCGAGGCGTCCACGAGGTCGGCCTGGCTGTAGCGGACGGCCACTTCCCAGGCGCCGATGCCGCCGGTCGGGGTGAACGGCCACGCCGGCTTCACGCCGGCGAACTCGCCGACGGTGTAGTTGCGGCGCTCGCCGGTCAGCACATAGCCGGCCGACACGTAGAAGGCGTCGAACTCGGGGTCGTTGAACGGGTTGACCGCGTTGGTCCCCGGAACGCGCTCCTTGGTGTTGGCGCCGAACACGGTGTACTCGCCCGCCGCCCAGAGGTTGCGGTAGTTGCCGCCGACATCGACGCCGTAGCCATAGGCCGAGTCGATGTTGGTGATGTTGACCGAACGGGTCAGGCGCTGGGTGCTGGAGCCGATGCGCGCACCCGGCCGGTCGTCGAAGCGGATCGCGGTGCCACCGGCGCTGGTGGTGCCGGCTTCGGGCTGGACCTGATAGACGCCCGAAGCGCCGATGCCCATGCCGCCCATGTTGGTGTCGATGACGCGATAGGCGGCACGGCCCAGGATGTTCACCTGGTCGTCGCCGGTGCCGGTGCCGATGCGGTTGCCGGTCACGTAGGCGGCGACGATGTGGCGGTCGCTGCGGTTGGTCACGCCGATGGCGGTGCGGCCGTCGGACGCACCGATGTTCACGATGTAGTTGGCGGCCGGCGCCCGCTCCATGAACGGGATGTCGTTGGAGGAGGTGCTGTCATCCAGGGTGAACTTCGGCTGCATCACGCCGATGTCGAAGGTCCAGCCCTTGATGCCCCGGTAGGACACGTTGGCGGCCTGCAACTCGATGCCGTTGCCGCGGTTCGGGGCGGCGTTGAAGGTCAGCTCGACGGCCCAGTCATTGTACACGGTGCCGTTGATGCCGAAGAAGGCGCGGCGGATGTTGAAGCCGTCGGTCAGGTCGGGGATACCCTGGTCCTCCTCGGGGAACCAGGCGCCGTAATCGGCATGGACGCGCATGCGGATCGCCATGTCGAACGCCTTGTCGGCGGTGCGGAACCGCGGACGGCCGCCTTCCACCGAAACGGTCGGAGCGTCGGACACCTTCTTGCCGACGGCGGAGATGTCCTTCTGCAGCGACTCCTTCAGCGACGTCATCTGGCTCTGAAGCGCCTGGATCTGACGGTTCAGCGCTTCGATCTGGGCCTGCTGCGAGGCGGTCTGGCCCGCCGGGGTCTGGGCGAGGGCGGTGCCCGACGCCAGCGTCGCCACACCGAGGACGGTGCCGGCGAGCAAGGTGGTCTTGAACGTCATTGTTGTGCTCCGTTCGGGATTCAGACGCCGTGGTGCCCGCAACACCCACGGATTCCCGAACGCGATCCGGGCCCCCGATCGGAAATGGTGTTCCAGGCCGCCGAAGCCCTACCAAAGCTGTATGACACCTCTAATGAACTGAGATTTCAGTTTTGTTTCAACCTGACGGCGCGGCGCCACTGTGCCTGTCGCGCCACACATCCTTTTGCGCGGGGGACGGGTTACCCCGTCCGGCTGAGAATGTGACCAGGCATCCACGGGGGCGGAGAATCCGTCCGCACAAAAAGGTTGAGAACGCGATTCAGTCGAGCAATGTTGGCGAGCGCAGGGCCGGCGCGGGGAAACGGCGCAGGAAAACGGTGCGGGGACCATGGGTGGGGCGACGGGCGACGGGGGAGACGCCGACAGCGATACCGTGACCATGGCCGGCAGGGATGCGACGTCCCCCGGTGTGGCGGGGCCGCGTGCGTTTTTCCCGGCTCTTCCGGGCGGACCGGAAAAGGCGCTGCCGGGCGGGGGGGCGCAACTGCCGCTGCTCGTTCCCGTCATCCTGCTGCTTCTGGTCGCCGTCGCCGCGGTCGCCGGCATCCTGATCCTGGGTGCGCGCGAACAGGACCGCGCCATGGCGGTGCAGTCCCACCGCATGGTGGAGGTGGCCCTGGCCCAGGCCGAGCGTGCCCTGGGCAACAATGTCCGCGACTACGCCCTGTGGGACGATGCGGTGACCAATCTGCTGGTCGCCCCCGATCCCGGCTGGGCCCGGCGCAATCTCGGGGCCAGCCTGGACGCCTCCTTCGGCATCGCCGCCACGGCGGTGGTGGATGATGCCGGCCGGATCGCCCTGCTGCTGGAGCAGGGAACCCTTGTCGCCGACCTCACCGGCACCCCGGCCGACCCGGCCATCATTGCCCTGGCGGCCCGAGCCCGGTCGGTGCCGGCACGGACGGACGATCCGGCCACCGGCATCGTCCTCCACCACGGGCGGCCCGCCCTGGCCGCGGCGGCTGACATCCGCTGGGAACGCTGGGAGGACCGTCCCGCCCCGGGCGCCGTGCTGGTGATGATCCAGCCGCTGGAGGGTACGATGCTGGAGCGGCTGGCCGCCCCGCTGATGCTGGGACCGCTGAGGTTCGAACCGGCGGGAACGGCGACCGACGCTGCGATCCCTGTCGGGCTGGCGCTGGCCACCGCCGACGGCCGGCCCGCCGGTCTGCTGATCTGGTCTCCGCCGGCCCCCGCGCGGGACTTCCTCGGCCGCACCGGCTGGTTCCTGTTCGGCATCATCGCCGCCATGGTCGGGCTGACAGCCCTGTTCCTGGCCCGCGCCCAGGCATCCGCGGCCGAGGGGGTGGAGATGGCGAATGCCCTGCGCCACAGCGAGGACCGTTACCGCAGGCTGCTGCAGGCGCTGCCGGACATGGTGGCGCTGTTGCGCGACGGCCGCATCATGCTGATGAATCCGGGCGGCGGCGGCCTTCTCGGCCTGCGGGATCCGGAGGAGGTGCTGGACCGCCCCTTCGCCGACCTGCTGACGGAATCCGAACGTGCCGGCTTCCGCATCATGGCGGTACAGGCGGCGCAGGAGAGCCGGCCCGTCTGGTGCAGCACGGCGCTGCTGCGGGCCGACGGGACGGCGCTGCCGGTCGATCTGGCGCTGCTGGCGGTGGCGGACGGCAACGGGCCGCTGCTTCTGGTGCTGGCGCGCGACCTGTCCGAGCTTTCCGGCCTGCGCGAGCGGTTGCAGGAGGTCGAAGCGGCGGCCGAGCGCGCCGGTCGCGCCAGAAGCCGCTTCCTGTCCGCCGTGGGGCACGAACTGCGCACCCCGCTCAACGCCATCATCGGCTTTTCCGAGATCCTGCGGGACGAACTGCTGGGAAGCCTTGGCAACAACCGTTACCGGGACTACGCCCAGGACATCCACGACGGGGGGCTGCACCTGCTGCGGCTGACCAACGACCTTGTCGATCTGGCGCGCATCGAGGCCGGGCAGCTCGATCTGCGCGAATCCTGGACGGACGTCCAGGGGCTGGTCGATCGCTGCCTGCGCCTCGGGGCGACCCGGGCCGCCGGCCTGGGGGTGACCCTGGGGGCCGATATCCGGCCCCCAGGCCTGCGCGTTCTGGCGGACGAAGCCCGCCTGCGCCAGATCCTTGCCAATCTGCTCGATAACGCGATCCGCCACAGCGAGCGCGGCAGCCACGTTCAGGTCCGCGCCTCGGGAGAGGGCGGCATCTTCACCCTGCAGGTGGCCGACCAGGGGGTCGGCATGACCGAGAAGGAGGTCCGCGCCGCGCTGCGCCCGTTCGGGGAGGCCCCTGCCGCCGGGGAGGCGGAGGGGACGGCCCGGCAGACCGCTCCCGGGCTGGGACTGCCCCTGGTCCGGGGCTATGTCGAGGCGCATGGCGGTCACCTCGCCATCGCCAGCGATCCCGGCGCGGGCACCACCGTCACCGTGACCCTGCCGCGCGGCCGGATCTACCTGCCGGAAGCCGCCCGCGCCTGACGGGGGCGGCCTCCTGCCCCCCAGGGCCGTTCAGCCGGCCAGCAGCGCCAGCGCCTCGCGGTGGGTGCGGGCATCGCCCGCGGCGATCACCTGGCCGGAGGACCCCAGCCGCAGCGGCCGGCCCTGCCAGTCGGTCATGATGCCGCCGGCCCCCTCCACCACCGGGACCAGGGCGGCCCAGTCCCAGGTGTTCAGGCCCGCCTCCACCACCAGATCGACGAAGCCGCCGGCCAGCAGCCCGTAGCCGTAGCAGTCGCTGCCGTAGACCGTGTAGCGCGCCGCCTTCGAGAGCCGCGCGAAGGCGTCGCGCTCCCCGGGGCCGAACATGTCGGGCGTCGTCGCCGTCAGCACCGCCTGCGCCACCGCGGGGCAGGGGCGCACCCTCGCCGCGTCGCCCTCGAACAGGGTGGGGTGGCCGACGGCACCGACCCAGCGTTCCTCCAGCACCGGCTGGTCCAGGATGCCCAGGATCGGCACGCCGCCGCGGAACAGGCCGATCAGCGTGCCGAACAGCGGCCGCCCGGTCATGAAGGACTTGGTTCCGTCGATCGGGTCGATGCTCCAGACATAGTCATGGTCCAGTCCGGACGATCCCTGCTCTTCGCCCAGGATGCCGTCGTCCGGTCTCTCTTCGGCCAGGATGGCGCGGATCTCCTCCTCCGCCTTGCGGTCGGCGATGGTGACGGGCGTCTCGTCCGGCTTGATGTCCACGGGCACGCGGGTGCGCCAGTAATGCCGGATGACGGCGCCGCTGGCTTCTGCCAGCCGCTGGCCCAGGGCGATCAGCTCCCGCGGGCAGGGGGCGACAGGGGGCGCCGCGGCCGGATCTGTCTGGGGGGGTGCGCCGGTCATGATGGTCTCCGCGCCGGGGTGAACGGAAAGGGGCGGCCGTCTGGCCGCCCCCGATGTTAACCGGAATTCCGGTCCCGCGATTGCGACGGATCAAATCGACGGATCGCGCCGGAGGGCCGGTGCGACGGGTCGGGCTGCTGCCCGCGGGGGGTCGGGCTGCTGCCCGCGGGGGGTCGGGCCGCCGCCCGCGGGGCCGGGGTCAGGGCAGGGGCGCCGGCTCGTCCGACAGCGTGCGCAGCCAGGCGATCAGGTCGGCGCGGTCCTTCTGGTTCTTGATGCCGGCGAAGATCATCTTGGTTCCCGGCACGGTTCCCCGCGGGTCGGCCAGGAAGCGGTTCAGCGCCTCATAGTCCCACGGCTTCCCCTGCAATGCCTTCATGGCGTCGGAATAGGCGAAGCCCTCCATGTGCGCGTGCGAGGCATTGACGATGTTCCAGAGGTTCGGCCCGACCCGGGTGGGGCCGCCCTTCTCGAAGGTGTGGCAGGCCAGGCAGGGCCGGCTCGCCTTCTGGCCCGCCTGGGGATCGGCGGCGGCCAGCAGCGGCGCGATCGGTTCGGGCCCGCCCGCCTCCTGTCCGCCCGCCGCGGCGGGGGCGGCATCGGCTGCCCCGGTGCCGGACGCGGTCGCGCCCGGGGTGCTTTCCGCCGGGGCTGCCGCCGTCTCGGGCAGCGTCACCTTGTAGGCGTTCTCCGCAAGCTGCTTGGGCTTCACGATCTGGTCGGCGATGAAGCCGCACATCATGGCGAGCAGGATCGCTCCCAGCACCGCCATCATGATCCTGTTGAGGTCGCTTCCTGCCATCACTCCCGTTTCCCTGTCTGCCGGTGTGGTCCGGTCCATTTTGCGCTGGCGACAATACCGTTCCCATCCCGAACCGTCCACGCCCCCGGACATTCCGCCGCCATCCCTTTCCGGGCAAGCCATCCGGCATGTCCGGTGTGGCACCACCGTGTCGGCCCCGCGGCGGACATGCGGCCGCAGGCCGTGATTGGGGCTTGACCGGCGGGGCGGAATGCCGCAGGCAGCGGGGATCATGACCGCCGCTCCGCGCAACCCCCTGATCGTCATCCCGGCCCGTCTCGCCGCCTCGCGGCTGCCCGACAAGCCGCTGGCGGACATCCATGGCCGCCCGATGATCGCGCATGTGCTCGACCGCGCGCGGGAGGCCGACATCGGCCCCGTCGTCGTTGCCTGCGCCGATGCCGCCATTGCCGACGCCGTGGCCGCCGCCGGCGGCCGGGCCGTGCTGACCGACCCGGCCCATCCGTCGGGCTCCGACCGGGTGTGGGAGGCGGTCTGCCGCGTCGATCCCGACGGGCGGCACGATGCCGTCGTCAACGTGCAGGGCGACCTGCCGACCATCGACCCGGCGGCGGTCCGCGCCGTGTTCGGGCCGCTGGCCCGGCCGGGCACCGACATCGCCACCCTGGCGGCGGAGATCGTGCGGGTGGAGGAGCGGACCGACCCCAACGTCGTGAAGGCGGTGGTGGAACTGGCGCCCGGCGCCCGCGACGGCCGCGCGCTCTACTTCACCCGCGCCACCGCGCCGTGGGGCGAGGGGCCGCTGTTCCACCATATCGGCCTCTACGCCTACCGGCGCGAGGCGCTGGCCCGCTTCGTCGCGCTGCCCCCGGCCGCGCTGGAGCGGCGGGAGAAGCTGGAGCAGCTCAGGGCGCTGGCGGCCGGCATGACGATCGCGGTCGCCATCGTGGACACCGTGCCGCTGGGCGTGGACACGGCCGCCGACCTGGAGCGCGCCCGTGCCCTGCTCGACCCCCGGACCGGCGCACGGCCGGCCCTGCCCTGAGGACCCGACCGTGAGCCAGCCCGCCGACATCATCGCCTACCAGGGCGCCCCCGGGGCCAATTCGGACCTCGCCTGCCGCAGCGTCTTCCCGGAGATGGAGCCGCTGCCCTGCGCCGCCTTCGAGGACGCCTTCGCCGCCGTGCGCGAGGGCCGGGCCCGGCTGGCCATGATCCCGGTGGAGAACTCCGTCGCCGGCCGTGTCGCCGACATCCACCACCTGCTGCCCAAGGGCGGGCTGCACATCATCGGCGAGCATTACCAGCGCGTCGTCCACTGCCTGCTGGCGCCGAAGGGCGCCACGCTGGCGGGGCTGCGGCAGGTCCACAGCCATGTCCAGGCGCTGGGCCAGTGCCGCGGCTGGCTGCGCGAGCGGGGGCTGGCCCCTGTCACGCACGCCGACACGGCCGGGGCGGCGGCCGACGTGGCGCGCTGGAACGACCCGGCCCAGGGCGCCATCGCCAGCCGGCTGGCTGCGGAGATCTACGGGCTGGACGTGCTGGCCGAGGGGATCGAGGACGCCCGGCACAACACCACCCGCTTCGTCGTGATGGCACGCGAGCCGGTGGTGCCGCCGCGCGGGTCCGGCCCGTGCGTCACCAGCTTCGTCTTCCGCGTGCGCAGCGTGCCGGCCGCGCTCTACAAGGCGCTGGGCGGCTTCGCCACCAACGGCGTCAACCTGACCAAGCTGGAAAGCTATCTGGTGGACGGCCGCTTCACCGCGGCGCAGTTCTATGTCGAGGTGGAAGCCCACCCGGAGGACCGGCCCCTGCGGCTGGCGCTGGAGGAGCTGGCCTTCTTCGCCCGCGAGGTGACGATCCTGGGCGTCTATCCGGCGCACCCGTTCCGCATCAAGCAGGGCGAGGACGCCGCCGGGGAGGACTGATCCCGCCCGGCGGCGTCCGCGCAGCCCGGCCCGTCAGGGCCAGACCCCGATATCCTGCACCAGGAAGCCCAGTACCCGCTTGTCCGGGGCTGCGCGTGCCGGATCGATGCGGCTGTTCAGGCTCAGCCGGACCGTGACAGGCCCGGGCTCCGGCGTGGCCGGGCAGGTGATCGGTGCCTCGATCCGGTAGGCCCCCGGCTTCCGGACCGGCAGTTCCGCCTCGGCGCAGCCCGGGATGGAGAGGCGCAGCATCACCGGACCGCCATCCGGGGCGCTGCCGCCGTCCAGCCCGATGACGCCCTCCACCAGCGTGACGCCGGCCGCGACCCTCGTCTCCGACCGCCGTTCCAGGGTGACCGTCACCTCCGGCGTGGCCCAGCGATAGCCGGCCTCGCGCGGATGGACGCCGGCGACATGGGGATAGTCCTCCGTGCCCAGGTCCACGACCCGCTGCAGCCGGTCCGAGGGCAGGGCCTCTGGTTGCACGGGCAGGATTCGGAACACGGCCCCGCCATCGCTGCGGAACACCGGCTCCAGTGCGTAGAGACGGCGCAGTTCCTCCAGCCCGCCGGGGGCCAGCGCCAGGGCATAGCGGTCCCATACCAGATAGCTTCCTGGTCCGGCGCGGACCGCCTC
It encodes:
- a CDS encoding ATP-binding protein gives rise to the protein MGGATGDGGDADSDTVTMAGRDATSPGVAGPRAFFPALPGGPEKALPGGGAQLPLLVPVILLLLVAVAAVAGILILGAREQDRAMAVQSHRMVEVALAQAERALGNNVRDYALWDDAVTNLLVAPDPGWARRNLGASLDASFGIAATAVVDDAGRIALLLEQGTLVADLTGTPADPAIIALAARARSVPARTDDPATGIVLHHGRPALAAAADIRWERWEDRPAPGAVLVMIQPLEGTMLERLAAPLMLGPLRFEPAGTATDAAIPVGLALATADGRPAGLLIWSPPAPARDFLGRTGWFLFGIIAAMVGLTALFLARAQASAAEGVEMANALRHSEDRYRRLLQALPDMVALLRDGRIMLMNPGGGGLLGLRDPEEVLDRPFADLLTESERAGFRIMAVQAAQESRPVWCSTALLRADGTALPVDLALLAVADGNGPLLLVLARDLSELSGLRERLQEVEAAAERAGRARSRFLSAVGHELRTPLNAIIGFSEILRDELLGSLGNNRYRDYAQDIHDGGLHLLRLTNDLVDLARIEAGQLDLRESWTDVQGLVDRCLRLGATRAAGLGVTLGADIRPPGLRVLADEARLRQILANLLDNAIRHSERGSHVQVRASGEGGIFTLQVADQGVGMTEKEVRAALRPFGEAPAAGEAEGTARQTAPGLGLPLVRGYVEAHGGHLAIASDPGAGTTVTVTLPRGRIYLPEAARA
- a CDS encoding prephenate dehydratase, whose amino-acid sequence is MSQPADIIAYQGAPGANSDLACRSVFPEMEPLPCAAFEDAFAAVREGRARLAMIPVENSVAGRVADIHHLLPKGGLHIIGEHYQRVVHCLLAPKGATLAGLRQVHSHVQALGQCRGWLRERGLAPVTHADTAGAAADVARWNDPAQGAIASRLAAEIYGLDVLAEGIEDARHNTTRFVVMAREPVVPPRGSGPCVTSFVFRVRSVPAALYKALGGFATNGVNLTKLESYLVDGRFTAAQFYVEVEAHPEDRPLRLALEELAFFAREVTILGVYPAHPFRIKQGEDAAGED
- a CDS encoding phosphate porin, whose protein sequence is MTFKTTLLAGTVLGVATLASGTALAQTPAGQTASQQAQIEALNRQIQALQSQMTSLKESLQKDISAVGKKVSDAPTVSVEGGRPRFRTADKAFDMAIRMRVHADYGAWFPEEDQGIPDLTDGFNIRRAFFGINGTVYNDWAVELTFNAAPNRGNGIELQAANVSYRGIKGWTFDIGVMQPKFTLDDSTSSNDIPFMERAPAANYIVNIGASDGRTAIGVTNRSDRHIVAAYVTGNRIGTGTGDDQVNILGRAAYRVIDTNMGGMGIGASGVYQVQPEAGTTSAGGTAIRFDDRPGARIGSSTQRLTRSVNITNIDSAYGYGVDVGGNYRNLWAAGEYTVFGANTKERVPGTNAVNPFNDPEFDAFYVSAGYVLTGERRNYTVGEFAGVKPAWPFTPTGGIGAWEVAVRYSQADLVDASAGAGSSGSSFDRPGKETLWTFGLNWYPNAAIRFMLNYIMAESDKPTGKDVEADILAARVQFQF
- a CDS encoding c-type cytochrome translates to MAGSDLNRIMMAVLGAILLAMMCGFIADQIVKPKQLAENAYKVTLPETAAAPAESTPGATASGTGAADAAPAAAGGQEAGGPEPIAPLLAAADPQAGQKASRPCLACHTFEKGGPTRVGPNLWNIVNASHAHMEGFAYSDAMKALQGKPWDYEALNRFLADPRGTVPGTKMIFAGIKNQKDRADLIAWLRTLSDEPAPLP
- a CDS encoding 3-deoxy-manno-octulosonate cytidylyltransferase, yielding MTAAPRNPLIVIPARLAASRLPDKPLADIHGRPMIAHVLDRAREADIGPVVVACADAAIADAVAAAGGRAVLTDPAHPSGSDRVWEAVCRVDPDGRHDAVVNVQGDLPTIDPAAVRAVFGPLARPGTDIATLAAEIVRVEERTDPNVVKAVVELAPGARDGRALYFTRATAPWGEGPLFHHIGLYAYRREALARFVALPPAALERREKLEQLRALAAGMTIAVAIVDTVPLGVDTAADLERARALLDPRTGARPALP
- a CDS encoding 2-hydroxyacid dehydrogenase, producing the protein MTLLFVSTHEDPAAWTAELRTRLTEVPLRVWPELPDPDAVEYALVWAPPPGLLATLPNLKVVFSVGAGVDALLADPDLPRVPLVRMVEPGLTEGMTDYVCQQVLAWHRRGPLFARQQREAVWRPVLHQKLARERKVGILGMGALGADAARTLAALRFDVAGWSRTPKSLPGVQSFHGPEGLAAFLARTEILVCLLPLTPETDGILDRRLFAALPRGAVVINAARGRHLVEQDLLAALDSGQLAGATLDVFREEPLPHTHPFWSHPKVVVTPHIAAITQPRTAVAQVVEGIRRHRAGLPLEHVVDRDRGY
- the hisN gene encoding histidinol-phosphatase, with product MTGAPPQTDPAAAPPVAPCPRELIALGQRLAEASGAVIRHYWRTRVPVDIKPDETPVTIADRKAEEEIRAILAEERPDDGILGEEQGSSGLDHDYVWSIDPIDGTKSFMTGRPLFGTLIGLFRGGVPILGILDQPVLEERWVGAVGHPTLFEGDAARVRPCPAVAQAVLTATTPDMFGPGERDAFARLSKAARYTVYGSDCYGYGLLAGGFVDLVVEAGLNTWDWAALVPVVEGAGGIMTDWQGRPLRLGSSGQVIAAGDARTHREALALLAG
- a CDS encoding type II toxin-antitoxin system PrlF family antitoxin; the encoded protein is MAPAARIEKICTVTSKGQTTLPLAIRQLLGVPDGGRIRVRTEERRIVLEAVEEEHTDPAIGAFLAMMAADIAAGRVERLPDDLTDALRQALDGIEVDLDAPIEGDVCL